Sequence from the Elusimicrobiota bacterium genome:
TTCCCATTAATAATATTTTACGCATCGCAGACCTCCTTTTAATAATTTTCTGTGGTCTATTGATGGTGGACTGTTGACTATTTCTCTATCTCAATAATTATTTTCTGTGCCATTCCCCTGCCGATGGCGATTTTGGTGTTACCCACTTCAATTACAGCGGGACCTCTCAATATTGGCGAACTTATCTTTCTTATTTTTACAATTACTACTCTGCCGTCGGTATCAACAAGAATTTTCAATGTTACGGTGCCTTCTATACCTTTAATTAAAGCATTTTCAGGATATTCGGCTTCTATGTATTCAGTCACTTGCGGCAAACGGTCAACCTCGTTTAAATCATATGTAACCGCAGGAGCAATTAAATCTACTTCGCTTGTAAGTGCCTCGGGGTCAAGTTCAAAACCAATTTTCCGAATAAGTTCAATGGTAGCAGGTCGCGGCT
This genomic interval carries:
- a CDS encoding TonB family protein, whose translation is MTEYIEAEYPENALIKGIEGTVTLKILVDTDGRVVIVKIRKISSPILRGPAVIEVGNTKIAIGRGMAQKIIIEIEK